In Vibrio sp. STUT-A11, a genomic segment contains:
- the cobT gene encoding nicotinate-nucleotide--dimethylbenzimidazole phosphoribosyltransferase → MDRTFAADIQARIDNKTKPVGSLGLLEKVALELALIQSQDQSAAVEQITIRQPTMLVFAGDHGVAEEGVSIAPSTVTQQMVANFLAGGAAINCFCELNQIQFKVIDCGMLSPIDTLVPDFKSHPNLIEKRLGNGTANFSKQTAMSLEQVALGLEYGAKVAEQAILSGSNLLMFGEMGIGNTSSASALLTALSPLEVDHCVGLGTGINQEQLNRKIRVVAHGVARCHELSTKEVLAQVGGFEIVQMVGAFLEAKRQKTPVLVDGFIVSVAAYIATLLDEETRDFMLFAHCSEEAGHKFVLEYLQAEPLLDLGLRLGEGTGAALALPLVKAAAQFYNNMASFESAGVTV, encoded by the coding sequence ATGGACCGCACTTTCGCCGCTGATATTCAAGCGCGTATTGATAACAAAACCAAACCAGTAGGATCATTAGGGCTGCTTGAAAAAGTCGCTCTGGAACTGGCACTGATACAAAGCCAAGATCAAAGCGCAGCGGTAGAACAAATCACAATTCGTCAGCCAACCATGCTGGTATTCGCTGGTGACCATGGCGTAGCCGAAGAGGGCGTAAGCATTGCACCTAGCACAGTCACACAGCAAATGGTCGCTAACTTTCTCGCTGGCGGTGCGGCAATCAACTGTTTTTGCGAGCTTAACCAAATTCAATTCAAAGTGATCGATTGTGGCATGTTGTCACCGATAGATACGCTGGTACCGGACTTTAAATCGCATCCGAATTTGATAGAGAAACGGTTGGGTAATGGCACTGCGAACTTTTCCAAACAAACCGCGATGTCTTTAGAACAAGTGGCACTTGGTTTGGAATATGGCGCGAAAGTGGCAGAACAAGCCATTTTGTCGGGTTCCAACCTGCTTATGTTTGGTGAGATGGGGATAGGCAACACAAGTTCTGCGTCGGCATTGTTAACCGCACTTAGCCCACTGGAAGTGGATCACTGTGTTGGATTGGGTACTGGCATCAATCAAGAACAGTTAAACCGTAAGATTAGAGTCGTTGCTCACGGTGTGGCGCGTTGCCATGAGCTCAGCACGAAAGAAGTGTTAGCCCAAGTTGGTGGTTTTGAAATTGTGCAAATGGTGGGGGCATTTTTAGAAGCAAAACGCCAGAAAACACCAGTATTAGTCGACGGCTTTATTGTTTCAGTTGCAGCATACATAGCCACGCTGCTTGACGAAGAGACGCGCGATTTTATGTTGTTTGCTCATTGTTCAGAGGAAGCTGGGCATAAGTTTGTTCTGGAGTATTTGCAAGCAGAGCCTTTATTGGACCTTGGTTTGCGCTTAGGTGAAGGAACGGGTGCAGCACTGGCTTTACCGTTGGTGAAAGCGGCAGCGCAATTTTACAACAACATGGCGAGTTTCGAGAGCGCGGGAGTAACTGTTTAG
- a CDS encoding adenosylcobinamide-GDP ribazoletransferase yields the protein MSETPRDANNGGLRYQWELFLLAVSFFSRLPVPANLPYSESRMNQAGRYFALIGVVLGVLCAATFALLSLVFPDPVSVVLTMVFSLLLTGAFHEDGLTDMADGIGGGMTVERRLSIMKDSRIGTYGAATLVMALLAKFVFWRELAHEPKFLLMIVVAYTASRALAATLIYDMPYVSDSDTSKSKPLANQQSSLEVAILLFTGGLVTLFLGVTQATVIVLILAVFRYGFKRWLTKRIGGFTGDCLGAAQQLSELLVYLTLIAFCHTS from the coding sequence GTGTCAGAAACACCACGCGATGCAAACAACGGTGGTTTGCGTTATCAATGGGAGCTATTTCTGTTAGCGGTTAGCTTTTTTAGCCGCTTACCTGTACCTGCAAACTTGCCCTACAGTGAATCTCGCATGAACCAGGCCGGGCGATACTTCGCGCTGATTGGTGTGGTGCTGGGCGTGCTGTGCGCAGCGACGTTTGCACTGTTGAGTTTGGTGTTTCCTGATCCTGTCTCGGTCGTCTTGACCATGGTATTTAGCTTGTTGCTGACGGGCGCATTTCATGAAGACGGCTTAACCGACATGGCAGATGGTATCGGCGGGGGTATGACCGTTGAGCGACGTCTGTCTATCATGAAAGACAGCCGTATTGGCACTTATGGCGCTGCAACTTTGGTTATGGCACTGCTGGCGAAGTTTGTTTTTTGGCGCGAGCTGGCTCATGAACCAAAATTTTTGCTCATGATTGTGGTCGCATACACCGCCAGTCGTGCTTTGGCGGCGACGCTTATTTACGATATGCCGTATGTCAGCGACAGCGATACCTCAAAAAGTAAGCCCCTTGCCAACCAACAGTCGTCATTAGAAGTGGCGATTCTACTGTTCACCGGTGGCCTTGTTACTTTGTTTCTTGGCGTTACTCAGGCCACAGTTATTGTGCTGATCTTAGCGGTATTTCGCTATGGTTTTAAACGATGGCTGACCAAAAGAATTGGCGGATTTACCGGCGATTGCTTAGGGGCTGCGCAACAGTTATCTGAATTGCTGGTTTATCTCACTCTCATTGCCTTTTGTCACACATCATGA
- the cobU gene encoding bifunctional adenosylcobinamide kinase/adenosylcobinamide-phosphate guanylyltransferase: MKQLILGGARSGKSKLAEQTARQAADAQHACLHYVATALPFDDEMPDRIRHHQKQRGEGWQEHECPLHLADLLLSFNHDDVVLIDCLTLWLNNWIFELGDDCSNEKLEAEVHKLVEAVSHSQATLIFVSNEVGMGIVPLGAISRYFVDNAGRMNQQLAHVCQRVSFVAAGLPLVLKA; the protein is encoded by the coding sequence ATGAAGCAACTAATATTAGGTGGAGCACGCTCCGGAAAATCCAAGTTAGCAGAACAAACCGCGCGGCAGGCTGCTGACGCTCAACACGCTTGCTTGCATTACGTCGCGACGGCGTTGCCGTTTGATGATGAGATGCCTGATCGCATTCGTCACCATCAAAAGCAACGTGGAGAAGGGTGGCAGGAACACGAATGTCCGCTGCATCTTGCTGATTTGCTATTAAGCTTTAATCACGATGATGTCGTTTTGATTGATTGTCTGACGCTGTGGCTGAACAACTGGATTTTCGAGCTGGGTGACGATTGCTCAAATGAAAAGTTAGAAGCAGAAGTTCATAAACTGGTGGAAGCGGTGTCTCACTCACAAGCGACGTTGATCTTTGTCTCTAATGAAGTCGGGATGGGCATCGTTCCACTTGGCGCGATTAGTCGCTATTTCGTCGATAATGCCGGCCGAATGAACCAACAACTTGCGCACGTGTGCCAGCGAGTTTCATTTGTTGCTGCTGGCTTACCACTGGTACTCAAAGCATAG
- the cobC gene encoding alpha-ribazole phosphatase, whose product METLNIYLMRHGKVDAAPGLHGQSDLKVKESEQQAIAQAWKEQGREVSGIITSTLSRCSDVAEIIGEQQMLPVNENSELREMNFGDFDGVPFDMLNDNWKKLESFWQSPSQHTLPNAESLNAFSQRVTSAWSQIINDINDNLLIVTHGGVIRMILAHILDVDWRNPRWYSTLAISNASITHITITIDDQIYASVRSIGVPLIEHR is encoded by the coding sequence ATGGAAACGCTTAACATCTATCTCATGCGTCACGGTAAAGTCGATGCCGCACCTGGGTTGCACGGTCAGTCTGATTTAAAGGTCAAAGAGTCCGAGCAGCAAGCCATTGCTCAGGCTTGGAAAGAACAGGGGCGTGAAGTCAGCGGTATCATTACGTCTACACTTTCCCGTTGCAGCGACGTGGCAGAAATTATCGGCGAGCAGCAAATGCTCCCTGTGAACGAAAATTCTGAACTAAGAGAAATGAATTTTGGCGACTTCGATGGTGTGCCGTTCGACATGCTGAACGATAACTGGAAAAAACTTGAGTCCTTCTGGCAATCTCCGTCACAACACACCTTACCCAATGCTGAGAGCCTTAACGCATTTTCACAGCGTGTAACTAGTGCTTGGTCTCAAATTATCAATGATATCAATGACAACCTGCTGATTGTCACGCATGGTGGCGTTATTAGAATGATTCTCGCTCATATATTAGACGTTGACTGGCGCAACCCTCGTTGGTATTCGACATTAGCGATCAGTAATGCGTCAATCACACATATAACAATCACTATTGATGACCAAATCTACGCCTCCGTTCGTTCGATAGGTGTACCTTTGATTGAGCATAGATAG
- a CDS encoding M3 family oligoendopeptidase has translation MTTPSWDLSIAYQDLADQRIQDDIALVEQCIELLNKQSLDCQNVEVMQNAILTNEAANRLSRTIFNFANCYSSVDSRNAEAKALLGRMTRIFSELSQAFSAFELTLTHADDDFITRVLNHENTDVSGQAFTIENLRNLADTRLSTEEEKLLAAMSVDGKSAWGKLYDNLTGSLKVTLDYDDGSSEELGFSQAASILYGSEFNRQEAAWRGVQTAMATHQESFAAILNALAGWRLTENKKRSTKREVHFLDPSLHGSRIQAETLDAMMSVAKQSRSIGQKAGLLMAQVHGLDEMKPWNHLAAMPALSGNAKVYDFDEAINVICEAFETVNPDMSEFVRMMVKNGWIDAKPHANKRLGAYCTKLPATRTPLVFMTWSGSRSDLMTLAHELGHAFHNWVIRDLPLCQTYYPMTLAETASIFAENIVRDHLISKAESVDEKLEMLWEELSSTIALMINIPVRYEFEKAFYERRQNGELTAQEFCELMSETWKDWYGDVMSEADPYFWASKLHFSISGVSFYNYPYLFGFLFSKGIYAQRESKGENFYTDYINLLRDTGNMTAEEVVDKHLSMDLTQPDFWHQSVALVQQKVDEFEYLLNQRAQSA, from the coding sequence ATGACCACTCCAAGTTGGGACTTATCCATCGCATATCAGGATCTCGCTGATCAGCGAATTCAAGATGACATTGCTTTGGTAGAGCAATGTATTGAACTTCTCAATAAGCAGTCATTGGATTGCCAGAATGTTGAAGTGATGCAAAACGCCATTTTAACCAACGAGGCAGCAAATCGCTTATCACGTACTATTTTTAATTTCGCTAATTGCTATTCATCTGTTGATTCAAGAAACGCGGAAGCAAAAGCGTTGTTAGGGCGTATGACTCGTATTTTTTCTGAGTTATCGCAAGCATTCAGCGCATTTGAGTTAACGCTAACACACGCGGATGATGATTTTATTACGCGTGTTTTGAATCATGAAAATACAGATGTTAGTGGTCAGGCGTTCACCATTGAGAACTTAAGAAACCTGGCCGATACTCGTCTAAGCACCGAAGAAGAAAAACTGTTGGCAGCAATGAGTGTGGATGGTAAGTCTGCATGGGGTAAGCTGTACGACAACCTGACAGGCTCTCTGAAAGTGACCTTGGATTACGATGATGGAAGCAGTGAAGAACTTGGGTTTTCTCAGGCAGCCAGCATTCTTTATGGGTCTGAATTTAACCGACAAGAAGCGGCGTGGCGCGGTGTTCAAACTGCGATGGCCACACATCAAGAGTCTTTTGCTGCCATCCTCAACGCGCTTGCTGGTTGGCGCCTGACTGAAAACAAAAAGCGCTCGACAAAGCGAGAAGTCCATTTCCTTGATCCAAGTTTGCATGGCAGCCGCATTCAAGCGGAAACACTGGATGCGATGATGTCTGTGGCAAAACAAAGCCGCAGTATTGGTCAAAAAGCGGGTTTACTGATGGCTCAAGTGCATGGTTTAGATGAAATGAAACCGTGGAATCACCTTGCTGCGATGCCTGCCCTGAGTGGTAACGCTAAAGTCTACGATTTTGACGAAGCCATCAATGTGATTTGTGAAGCGTTTGAAACGGTAAACCCTGACATGTCAGAGTTTGTTCGAATGATGGTCAAGAACGGTTGGATTGACGCGAAGCCACACGCAAATAAGCGCTTAGGAGCTTACTGCACTAAGTTACCCGCAACGCGCACTCCATTGGTGTTTATGACCTGGAGTGGCAGTCGCTCAGACTTGATGACGCTAGCACATGAATTAGGTCATGCGTTCCATAACTGGGTTATCCGTGATTTACCGCTTTGTCAGACCTATTACCCAATGACGCTGGCGGAAACCGCTTCAATTTTTGCGGAAAACATCGTTCGCGATCATCTGATTTCAAAAGCTGAAAGTGTCGATGAAAAGCTGGAAATGCTATGGGAAGAACTCTCATCGACGATTGCGTTGATGATCAATATCCCAGTGCGATATGAATTTGAAAAAGCATTCTATGAACGCCGCCAAAACGGTGAACTGACTGCGCAAGAGTTTTGTGAGTTGATGTCTGAAACCTGGAAAGATTGGTATGGCGATGTGATGAGCGAAGCCGATCCGTATTTCTGGGCGAGCAAATTACACTTCTCAATCTCAGGTGTGAGCTTTTACAACTACCCATATCTGTTTGGTTTCTTATTCAGTAAAGGTATTTATGCTCAGCGTGAATCAAAGGGCGAAAACTTTTACACCGATTACATTAACTTGCTTCGCGATACAGGCAACATGACCGCCGAAGAAGTGGTTGACAAGCACTTGTCGATGGACCTGACACAACCTGATTTTTGGCATCAGAGTGTTGCTTTGGTTCAGCAGAAGGTAGATGAGTTTGAATATCTGCTTAATCAACGAGCCCAGTCAGCATAG
- a CDS encoding succinylglutamate desuccinylase, with product MTKSFFRQSFLADTLDMHIDVEPAELALSNGVTLKLYQRGVLEVVPENYTQETKNIIISTGVHGDETAPMELVDSMIKDIESGFMKVDARCLFIIAHPESTLAHTRFLEENLNRLFDDKGHTPTKELAIADLLKLHVCDFFKGTDPETRWHLDLHCAIRGSKHYTFAVSPKTRHPVRSQALMEFLDSGHIEAVLLSNSPASTFSWYSAENFSAQALTMELGRVARIGENDLDKLTAFDLALRNLVSGTKAEHLPKPCIKYRVSRTIVRLHEDFDFMFDDNVENFTSFVHGEVFGHDGDKPLMAKNDNEAIVFPNRKVAIGQRAALMVCEVKTRFEDGELVYD from the coding sequence ATGACGAAGTCTTTCTTTCGCCAATCGTTTTTAGCTGATACGTTAGATATGCATATTGATGTAGAACCAGCAGAGCTGGCGCTATCTAATGGAGTGACACTAAAACTCTATCAGCGTGGTGTGCTAGAAGTGGTCCCTGAGAACTACACTCAGGAGACGAAAAACATCATTATCTCAACAGGTGTTCACGGCGACGAAACGGCACCGATGGAACTGGTCGATTCAATGATTAAAGACATTGAATCCGGTTTTATGAAGGTCGATGCCCGTTGTCTATTCATCATCGCTCACCCTGAGTCTACCTTGGCGCATACGCGTTTTCTTGAGGAAAACCTCAACCGCTTATTCGATGATAAAGGTCATACGCCAACCAAAGAGTTGGCTATAGCAGATTTACTGAAGTTGCACGTCTGTGACTTCTTTAAAGGTACCGACCCAGAAACGCGCTGGCATCTTGACTTGCACTGTGCAATCCGTGGTTCTAAACACTACACGTTTGCTGTGAGTCCTAAGACACGCCATCCGGTTCGAAGCCAAGCTTTAATGGAGTTCTTGGATAGTGGCCACATTGAAGCGGTTCTATTATCAAACTCTCCGGCGAGTACATTCAGCTGGTACAGTGCAGAAAACTTTAGCGCGCAAGCTCTGACAATGGAGCTTGGACGTGTTGCTCGAATTGGTGAGAATGATTTAGATAAGCTGACAGCGTTTGATTTAGCGCTGCGCAATCTAGTTTCAGGTACTAAAGCTGAGCATTTGCCTAAGCCATGCATTAAATATCGTGTTAGCCGTACCATTGTGCGTTTGCACGAAGATTTCGATTTTATGTTTGACGACAATGTTGAAAACTTTACGTCGTTTGTCCATGGCGAGGTGTTCGGTCACGACGGTGATAAGCCATTGATGGCTAAGAATGATAACGAAGCCATTGTATTTCCAAACCGCAAGGTTGCCATTGGTCAGCGCGCCGCTTTAATGGTTTGCGAAGTGAAAACCCGCTTTGAAGACGGCGAATTGGTATACGATTAA
- the btuC gene encoding vitamin B12 ABC transporter permease BtuC: protein MDFQQLILNKERRWQRNLLIMSAVLILLSAIHLMVGEIFLSPFQSLSAFEHKLLVDLRLPRLLSAAIIGAALAVSGATLQVLLGNVLAEPGVLGISGGASLAMVLVMFAIPTLPTPLIFMLAAIAGSMLFTLTLVSIARVMHLTTARLLLVGVALGIFSSAIVTWAFYFSDDLSLRQLMYWLMGSIGGASWYQHSVTLVMLPVLIWLCCKGKPLDKLMLGEIHATQLGIDVHQMRWKLILAISILVGGSVALGGIISFVGLVVPHLLRLAFGTENRYLLPLSAIAGAALLVFADIGARLLLDSAELPLGVMTTSIGAPIFIWMLVKSHDAR, encoded by the coding sequence ATGGATTTTCAACAACTTATCCTGAACAAGGAGCGTCGCTGGCAGCGCAATCTTTTGATTATGTCCGCCGTGCTCATACTACTCTCTGCCATACATTTGATGGTCGGAGAGATTTTCCTTTCTCCTTTTCAATCGCTTTCCGCATTCGAGCACAAGTTATTAGTGGATTTACGCTTACCAAGACTGTTGTCTGCTGCCATTATTGGCGCTGCGCTTGCTGTTTCTGGTGCAACACTGCAAGTGCTGCTAGGAAATGTCCTCGCTGAACCAGGTGTGCTTGGTATTTCCGGTGGCGCTAGCCTCGCCATGGTATTGGTGATGTTTGCGATTCCTACCTTACCGACGCCGCTGATCTTTATGCTGGCCGCCATCGCGGGCTCGATGTTGTTTACCTTAACCCTGGTTTCTATCGCACGAGTGATGCACCTGACAACCGCACGCTTGTTGTTGGTTGGTGTGGCGTTGGGAATATTCTCCAGTGCAATTGTTACTTGGGCATTCTATTTCAGCGATGATCTCAGCCTTCGCCAGTTAATGTATTGGCTGATGGGCAGCATTGGCGGAGCGAGCTGGTATCAGCATTCGGTGACTTTGGTGATGTTGCCTGTTTTGATTTGGCTGTGCTGTAAGGGCAAGCCGCTCGATAAGCTGATGTTAGGTGAGATCCATGCCACTCAGCTCGGCATCGATGTTCATCAAATGCGCTGGAAATTGATATTAGCGATTTCAATCCTTGTTGGTGGTTCGGTCGCTCTTGGAGGAATCATCAGCTTTGTTGGATTAGTTGTGCCTCATCTGCTGCGCTTGGCATTTGGTACCGAGAATCGATACTTGCTGCCGTTGTCTGCGATAGCGGGTGCTGCGTTGTTGGTGTTTGCGGATATCGGTGCGAGGTTATTACTCGACTCTGCTGAACTGCCACTAGGCGTAATGACCACGTCGATTGGTGCGCCTATTTTCATTTGGATGCTGGTGAAGAGTCATGATGCACGTTAA
- the btuD gene encoding vitamin B12 ABC transporter ATP-binding protein BtuD, whose amino-acid sequence MMHVKHIAVGNRLLPLSFECNAGEIVHVVGPNGSGKSTLLAAISGTLTSHDSVSGEVSVKSGDLLAMPLSEQAYLRGYLCQQSRPVFNVDVFQYLALSLPSGVKISDSKVRDAVNAVIELVQLQDKLHRSIQTLSGGEWQRVRLAGVCLQVWRNINPYSQLLILDEPAAPLDIAQEGLLYQLIAEVAAQGIGVLVANHDLNRTLRHADKVLLLSNGVLHSSGKAEDVLTEEGLGEVFNTQVKRVMVEEKPYLLFE is encoded by the coding sequence ATGATGCACGTTAAGCACATTGCGGTAGGAAACCGACTATTACCATTGTCGTTTGAATGCAACGCAGGGGAGATCGTGCATGTCGTCGGGCCAAATGGGTCGGGGAAAAGTACGTTACTAGCCGCGATTTCCGGCACGCTTACCAGTCACGATTCCGTGAGTGGTGAAGTGAGCGTTAAGAGCGGGGATTTACTCGCGATGCCTCTGTCGGAGCAGGCTTACCTGAGAGGGTATTTATGTCAGCAATCCAGACCAGTATTTAACGTCGATGTGTTTCAGTATCTCGCGCTGTCTTTACCTAGTGGGGTGAAGATCAGTGACAGCAAAGTGCGCGACGCGGTAAACGCAGTGATTGAGCTTGTTCAGTTACAGGATAAGTTACACCGTAGCATTCAGACGTTATCTGGCGGTGAGTGGCAACGCGTAAGACTAGCGGGCGTCTGCCTGCAGGTTTGGCGTAATATCAACCCGTATTCACAGTTACTGATTTTGGATGAACCTGCTGCTCCGTTAGATATCGCCCAAGAGGGGCTGCTCTATCAGCTGATTGCTGAAGTCGCTGCTCAGGGGATCGGGGTATTGGTCGCAAATCATGATTTAAACCGGACACTGAGGCATGCTGACAAGGTGTTGTTGCTTAGTAATGGCGTGCTGCACTCATCAGGTAAGGCTGAGGATGTGTTAACAGAAGAGGGGCTGGGTGAGGTTTTCAACACTCAGGTAAAAAGGGTGATGGTTGAAGAGAAACCGTATCTGCTTTTCGAATAG
- a CDS encoding nucleoside triphosphate pyrophosphohydrolase family protein, protein MQLSKLTQEIFDHLYRDITEFRSTFDLPVADEASLDAQADTLHTSLAIEELTELAEADCKTEQADAIVDSVYVLMGRLVHLGNSKVEDNLAISYLIDLLLNVAVNRGIDFIPCWDEVHSSNMSKVCRNEKEYTETEAFYAEQGIKLMAVHQGEYIIAKCAEDFVSEGKTVRKGKVLKSVYYRPADLKPLTN, encoded by the coding sequence ATGCAACTGTCAAAGCTAACCCAAGAGATTTTTGATCACTTATACCGTGACATCACCGAGTTCCGTAGCACGTTCGATCTTCCAGTCGCTGACGAAGCGAGTCTGGATGCACAGGCGGATACGCTGCACACATCTTTGGCGATCGAAGAGCTGACTGAGCTGGCAGAAGCAGATTGTAAAACAGAACAAGCAGACGCGATCGTAGACAGCGTTTACGTTCTTATGGGTCGTCTTGTACACCTTGGTAACAGCAAAGTGGAAGACAACCTAGCGATAAGTTACTTGATTGACCTGCTATTAAACGTTGCAGTAAACCGTGGTATCGACTTTATCCCTTGCTGGGACGAAGTGCACTCAAGCAACATGAGCAAAGTGTGCCGCAACGAAAAAGAATACACAGAAACAGAAGCATTCTACGCAGAACAAGGCATCAAACTGATGGCGGTACATCAGGGTGAGTACATCATCGCCAAATGTGCAGAAGACTTTGTATCTGAAGGCAAAACGGTACGTAAAGGCAAAGTACTAAAATCGGTTTACTACCGTCCGGCTGACCTTAAGCCGCTGACCAACTAA
- a CDS encoding DUF1415 domain-containing protein, with product MSTRSTPTNQTTDLNAITQQVDQWLNDVVIGLNLCPFAAKPQRKKQIKIFVSEASQEEALLEDILLQLIELSNTEPEKLETTLVVVPNMLDDFWDYNLFIDWVEGLIKQQNWEGIFQVATFHPDYCFGGAEPEDDENLTNRSPYPIFHLIREESMEKVLKHYPDPESIPDTNIARVSALSEEERKTLFPYLFR from the coding sequence ATGTCAACGCGCTCAACACCAACAAACCAAACTACAGATTTAAACGCGATCACCCAACAAGTGGATCAATGGCTGAATGATGTCGTTATCGGACTGAATTTATGCCCGTTTGCTGCCAAACCTCAACGTAAAAAACAAATTAAAATCTTCGTTAGTGAGGCGTCTCAAGAAGAAGCCTTGCTGGAAGATATTTTGTTGCAGTTAATTGAACTCAGTAACACAGAGCCAGAGAAGCTGGAAACGACCTTAGTCGTTGTTCCAAATATGCTCGACGATTTCTGGGACTACAACTTGTTTATTGATTGGGTTGAAGGCTTAATCAAGCAGCAAAATTGGGAAGGTATTTTCCAGGTGGCTACGTTCCATCCAGATTACTGTTTTGGTGGTGCCGAGCCAGAAGACGACGAGAACCTGACGAACCGCTCGCCGTATCCGATCTTCCATCTTATTCGTGAAGAGAGCATGGAAAAGGTGTTGAAACACTACCCTGATCCTGAGTCAATCCCAGATACCAACATCGCGCGTGTTTCTGCCCTTTCAGAGGAAGAGCGCAAAACGTTGTTCCCGTATTTATTTAGATAA
- a CDS encoding MFS transporter — translation MVIFGTPEYKRITLALALGSFLVFSNLYQLQPMLPTFAQLFAISETQVNWLFASSTLALSFSLVPMAVLSETIGRKPVMMAGLFAIPVLSALMLLGDSFLFLVICRALIGVALAAFAAVAVAYMAEELDKHAFSMAIGTYIAANSLGGIVGRISGGLLADNFSVDVAIEAIMVVTLLGVIFVHYLLPKQRNFTPSSSGLRQQNRAILGHFKNQRIWFAMLVGGLNFALFVNLYSVMGFRLVSEPHNMPVGLASLIFVCYLGGTFSSRCAGHWSKRYSSILGMFLGAILSMSGMWIAAIESVAAMLFGLLLISFGAFFTHTLAYGWVGQKATTAKATATALYLVHYYVGGSLGGFLLLYCWQHGGWSTVLIGGSVVYLAMFSAIAYLKRITKTHDTKEREEVASLRRS, via the coding sequence ATGGTCATCTTCGGCACGCCAGAATACAAACGAATCACGCTCGCGCTTGCGCTGGGTTCATTCTTAGTCTTCTCTAATTTATATCAATTGCAGCCTATGTTGCCGACCTTTGCTCAGTTGTTTGCCATTTCTGAAACGCAGGTAAACTGGTTGTTTGCCTCATCCACGCTGGCGCTCTCTTTCAGCCTGGTACCAATGGCAGTATTGTCTGAAACCATTGGGCGAAAACCGGTCATGATGGCTGGCTTATTCGCTATCCCGGTTCTGTCTGCACTGATGCTACTTGGTGATTCATTCCTGTTTTTGGTTATCTGCCGCGCCCTTATTGGTGTTGCATTGGCGGCGTTTGCTGCCGTAGCGGTCGCCTATATGGCAGAAGAACTCGATAAACACGCCTTCTCCATGGCGATAGGGACTTATATTGCAGCCAACTCATTAGGTGGCATTGTGGGTCGTATTAGTGGTGGCTTATTGGCTGACAATTTCAGTGTGGATGTAGCGATTGAAGCCATAATGGTAGTGACCCTGTTAGGCGTAATTTTCGTACATTATTTGCTGCCAAAACAACGTAACTTCACCCCTTCTTCGAGTGGATTAAGACAACAAAACCGCGCCATTTTAGGTCACTTCAAAAATCAGCGTATATGGTTCGCCATGTTAGTTGGTGGCCTTAATTTCGCACTATTCGTTAACCTGTATTCAGTAATGGGTTTTAGATTGGTTAGTGAACCGCACAACATGCCGGTCGGCTTGGCATCACTTATCTTCGTTTGTTATTTAGGTGGTACGTTCTCGTCCCGTTGCGCTGGCCACTGGAGTAAACGTTATTCGTCTATTTTGGGTATGTTCTTAGGTGCCATTCTCAGCATGAGCGGCATGTGGATCGCGGCAATTGAAAGTGTGGCTGCCATGCTGTTTGGCTTGCTTCTGATTAGCTTTGGAGCCTTCTTCACCCACACTTTGGCTTACGGTTGGGTTGGCCAAAAAGCGACAACCGCGAAAGCGACCGCAACGGCTCTATACCTTGTGCATTACTATGTGGGCGGCAGTCTTGGTGGATTCTTACTGCTTTACTGCTGGCAACATGGCGGATGGTCAACAGTACTTATCGGCGGTAGCGTGGTCTATCTAGCGATGTTTAGCGCGATAGCTTATCTCAAACGCATTACAAAGACACACGACACAAAGGAAAGGGAAGAAGTAGCCAGCTTGAGAAGAAGTTAA